The following coding sequences lie in one Synechococcus sp. PCC 7336 genomic window:
- a CDS encoding DUF2949 domain-containing protein, with product MSDTDLVKVLREEFSVSAEELDLAMRHAQRLQGPLHMVLWQFGLITLEQLDALLDRMISDTGLAPATTH from the coding sequence ATGTCCGATACCGATCTGGTTAAAGTGCTGCGGGAAGAGTTTTCAGTCTCTGCTGAAGAACTCGACCTGGCGATGCGCCACGCTCAACGCTTGCAAGGTCCACTGCACATGGTGCTCTGGCAGTTTGGGCTGATTACGTTAGAGCAACTAGACGCACTTCTAGATCGGATGATTTCGGACACTGGTCTTGCCCCAGCGACAACCCACTGA
- a CDS encoding DUF2267 domain-containing protein, whose protein sequence is MTAAEISSSPDPAAEVDSPSPYQVFLEAVAANGGLDSTYDARDIAEVVFRSIRDLMPTEASNRIAAELDEIESGLDLQTGSIAQLWRDTNPLVRWLSQVRAPLDVRDEMFLRRIQEEAGVPKNVGATDVTIAVFGAIKAVLSSESNSEIAQYLPGQVRFAWNRA, encoded by the coding sequence ATGACAGCAGCCGAGATTTCCTCCTCTCCAGACCCTGCCGCAGAGGTCGACTCTCCCTCTCCTTACCAGGTTTTTCTAGAAGCAGTGGCCGCTAATGGCGGTCTAGATAGCACCTACGATGCCCGCGATATTGCAGAAGTGGTATTTCGCTCGATTCGCGATCTCATGCCCACTGAAGCCTCCAACCGCATTGCGGCCGAACTCGACGAGATTGAATCCGGGCTCGATCTGCAAACGGGATCGATCGCCCAACTGTGGCGCGATACCAATCCGTTAGTCCGCTGGTTGAGCCAGGTTCGCGCTCCCTTGGATGTTAGGGATGAGATGTTTCTGCGTCGGATTCAAGAGGAAGCTGGAGTGCCTAAAAATGTAGGTGCTACGGATGTCACGATCGCTGTGTTCGGGGCGATAAAAGCAGTTCTGAGTTCGGAATCAAACTCAGAAATCGCTCAGTATTTGCCCGGTCAAGTTCGCTTTGCTTGGAATCGGGCTTGA
- a CDS encoding trypsin-like peptidase domain-containing protein, translating to MSPTSPSLRWIVRSCVGVGLLSLVACSSAIERPSQPRADNPSAAESFPSPSHDVENPIFDLSDELSAPSERSNYGLNFIADAAERAAPAVVQLQTARRIAVNPDNSAPRTPFRRFLDDFLPEPGPRRPNERDPERSPRGRGFEQRGSGSGFIVSEAGMVVTNAHVVNNADVVRATLADGREYAGRVIGRDPLTDLAVVQLETDEPLPAIGFGDSGLLRPGEWVVALGSPLGLSNSVTAGIVSALGRTSQEIRVGDRRIDFIQTDAAINPGNSGGPLINIDGEVVGINTAIIRGAEGIGFAIPVNEAQIILDQLLSNGKVVRSYVGVRMNTLSPEVVEQLQQRDLSFNFDETVTSGVLIVDVVAKSPAAAAGLQGGDIIIGLNGEAVTEASQMQGAISGLPVGTEVTLSINRNGREREVVLKTAELTQQFS from the coding sequence ATGTCTCCCACTTCTCCGTCTCTTCGTTGGATAGTCCGGTCTTGCGTTGGGGTAGGGCTGTTATCCCTGGTAGCCTGCAGCAGTGCGATCGAGCGGCCCTCGCAACCCCGAGCAGACAATCCATCAGCCGCAGAATCTTTTCCCTCGCCCTCCCACGACGTTGAGAATCCCATCTTCGATCTCAGTGACGAACTCTCAGCCCCCAGCGAACGGAGCAATTACGGCCTCAACTTTATTGCCGACGCTGCCGAGCGGGCTGCTCCTGCTGTCGTGCAATTACAAACAGCCCGCCGCATAGCAGTCAATCCAGACAACTCTGCTCCCCGCACCCCTTTCCGGCGCTTTTTAGATGACTTTTTACCCGAACCCGGTCCCCGTCGACCCAACGAGCGAGATCCGGAGCGATCGCCCAGAGGCAGAGGCTTCGAACAACGAGGGTCTGGATCGGGTTTTATTGTTAGCGAAGCGGGGATGGTCGTCACCAATGCCCACGTCGTCAACAATGCGGACGTGGTGAGGGCCACCCTGGCCGACGGACGAGAATATGCAGGGCGAGTGATCGGCCGCGATCCCCTCACTGATTTGGCTGTCGTGCAGTTGGAAACCGATGAACCGTTGCCTGCCATTGGGTTTGGCGACTCCGGCCTGTTGCGTCCTGGCGAATGGGTGGTTGCCCTCGGCAGTCCGTTAGGGCTGAGCAATAGCGTTACGGCAGGGATCGTTAGTGCTTTGGGCCGCACCAGCCAGGAAATTCGAGTGGGCGATCGCCGCATTGATTTCATTCAAACAGATGCAGCCATCAATCCCGGCAATTCGGGTGGCCCGCTGATTAATATCGATGGCGAAGTGGTGGGGATTAACACGGCCATTATTCGCGGCGCAGAAGGGATTGGCTTTGCTATTCCAGTCAATGAAGCCCAAATTATTCTCGATCAATTGTTAAGCAACGGTAAGGTCGTGCGCTCTTATGTGGGGGTGCGGATGAATACGCTTTCCCCCGAAGTGGTGGAGCAGTTACAGCAGCGGGATCTGAGCTTTAATTTCGACGAAACCGTCACCAGTGGCGTCTTGATTGTGGATGTGGTGGCGAAGTCCCCTGCAGCTGCGGCTGGCTTGCAGGGCGGGGATATCATCATCGGTCTCAATGGCGAGGCGGTTACCGAAGCCAGCCAGATGCAGGGCGCGATCTCGGGCTTGCCAGTGGGGACGGAGGTCACTCTATCCATTAACCGCAACGGTCGAGAACGAGAGGTGGTGTTGAAGACAGCAGAGTTAACTCAACAATTTAGCTAA
- a CDS encoding Uma2 family endonuclease → MTAPTLAQPYTLTAYRALEEASEERHEYRNGGVALMPGGTLEHSQIAGNIYALLRIALKGTSFKPITSDLRIWIPQYRRGTYADIAAIEGPPQFNDNRRDEILNPKLIVEVLSPSTEAYDRGNKFLYYRSIPTFSEYLLVSQSRPFIDRYIKTTDTQWVLTSYEGLETTVTMASIPVELAMAGIYEDIAFAPKQDRE, encoded by the coding sequence ATGACTGCTCCCACCCTCGCGCAACCCTATACCCTCACTGCTTATCGGGCCTTGGAAGAAGCCTCGGAAGAGCGCCACGAGTACCGCAATGGGGGAGTCGCCCTTATGCCGGGAGGTACGTTAGAGCACAGCCAGATTGCTGGCAATATCTATGCCCTGTTGCGAATTGCCCTGAAAGGCACCTCCTTCAAACCCATCACCAGCGATTTACGCATTTGGATTCCTCAATACCGACGAGGTACCTACGCAGATATCGCAGCTATCGAGGGGCCACCCCAGTTCAACGACAACCGCCGAGATGAAATTCTGAATCCAAAACTCATCGTTGAAGTCCTATCCCCCTCGACAGAAGCCTACGATCGAGGCAATAAATTCCTTTACTACCGCTCCATCCCAACTTTCTCGGAATACTTACTGGTCAGCCAATCTCGACCATTCATCGATCGCTACATCAAAACGACAGACACTCAATGGGTTTTAACGTCTTACGAAGGGCTGGAAACAACCGTAACAATGGCAAGTATCCCTGTCGAGCTCGCAATGGCAGGCATTTACGAAGATATTGCCTTTGCGCCCAAACAGGATCGGGAATAA